The Candidatus Omnitrophota bacterium genomic sequence CGATGAGATCAAGGAAGCGCGGGGACGCCTTGAAGAGACGAGCCGTAACCTTGAGGCGAAAAAACCGGAATACGAGAGCCTGCGCGGCAGGAAAGACGAGATGCAGAAGGCCTTTGAGTCGATAAAAGCCATGATGGAAGCGGAGGCGTCTTCTTTTGATGAGAAACTTCAGGCGGCGAAGAACGCGCTCTTTGAGACTCTCAGGGAATCGTCCGCAGCTGCTAACGGTATCCGTTCGGCGGAAGATGAGATAGAAAAAATAAACAGGCTGACCGCGAAATTATCCTCGGAGATCTCCGAGCTGGAAAAAAACATACTGTCCGTGCGGGGAGAAATAGAGACCGCGAAAAAAGCAAACGGGGACATAGAAAAAAAGATAAACGGATTTGAGGAAGCGGCAAAGGCCGCCGCCTCGGCCATAGCCGCTGAAAGAAAAAAAGAACAGGAACTAAAATCGGCCGCGGATAAGGTCAGACAGGAGATATACCGTCTGGAGGCCGCCAGAGACCAGGCGGCCATGCGCAAAACCGCCTATGAGAAATTCCTTTCATCGCGCAAAGATCAGGGCATCCTCGGCGATCTGGAAAGCGCTCTGGCAGGCGCAGGGAAATGGAAAGAGGCGCTTTCATCGTTTCTGGCGAATTTGCCCCGCGTTGTCTTTGTGAAAGATTACTCATGCATAGAGGCTCTCTCGTCGGGTGAGGATGTGCCTTACATGATATTCATATCAGCGCGGGAGATAATGGACTACCAACTGCCCGACGGCGCCGCTCAGCCTTTTGAGGGACTGGAAATAAAAGATGAATACGCCGATAAATTCCTCAGGATAATATTTTCTAAATTCGGGTTTTCGCCCGCGGAAGGAGGCAGGGCTGTTTTCACTCCCGACTCTTCCGTGAAATTCCCCTTCGGAAAGATATGCGGAAAAGCCAGGCGTTTCAGCGATCCCGCCGCGGCCCAGAAGAATATCGCCTCCCAGAGGGACAAACTCAAAGAAGCGCAGAAGCTCGTGGAAGACTGCCTCGGAAATATAAGGAAACTGGAAGCCGAACAGGTGAAGACGGCCTCTTCAATCGCCGGAGAGAGAGAAAAGATCATAGAGAATGGCGCGCGCGTTAAGATGTTTGAGAACCGCGTTGCCGACAGGGACGACGCGCTTGAGGAGAAAAGGTTTGAGAAAAAGCATCTTGAGGAAAGCCTTGAGAAGCACAAATCGGACATCACCGACAAAAAGCAGAAGCTCGAAGCGCTGAATGTCAAACACAAACTCCATCAGGATAATCTGACATCCGTTGAGAGAACTGTCGCCTCGGCGGAAGAAACCAGAAAGCATATCAGCCAGGCTGAGTATGAGGCCAAAAAACAGCAGTATGAAAAATTCGCCGTGGAATATGAGGCCGCCTCCGAAACCGTTGAGCGCCTGGACGAGGAAAAGAAATCACTTGAAAAGAATATAGGCCGGATGGAACATGAGATGAAATATCTCAATGAAAGAAATATCCAGATGAAGGAAGAGCTCGGCGATCTGAAAAAGAAGAATGCCGACGCTGTCATGATAATGAAAGAGCTGGAAGAAAAGCAGAAGGGCGGGCGAAAGGAACTTGAAGACCTGCGGAAGAAAGTCTCCGCCCTGAATTCCGATGTTTACGAGGCCCAGAAACACACCGAGGTCGCCAAGAGCGACATCAGCCACGCCGAAGAGATGCTGAAAGGCCTCTCTCACCGGCTGGGCGAGGAATTCAACCTGACCATTGACGAGGCATGGACGAAATACCCCGAGCCGCAGAGATTCCCTGAAGAGGAAATAGGCAAAATGAAAGCCAGGGTCGAGGCCATAGGCTCTGTCAATCTCCTGGCCCCCGAGGACTATGAGAGGGTGAAGAAGCGCTATGATTTCCTCAAGGGACAGTCGGACGATCTGGAAAAAGCGATCGCCGATATCAACAGCATCATATCCGAGGCCAACAAGCAGATCAAAGAGAATTTCCTCGTCACCTTTGAACAGGCCAAAGAGAATTTCAAGAATGTTTACGCCAATTTCTTTGAGGGCGGAACGGCGGATATTATACTGACGGATCCCTCCAATCCAATTGAGAGCGGCGTAGAGGTGAAGGCCGCGCCTCCCGGAAAGAAGGTGAGCTCCAACACGCAGCTCTCATCCGGCGAGAACGCTCTCACGGCCATAGCCATCCTTTTCGCTCTGTTCCAGATAAAGCCGTCGCCTTTCTGTATACTTGACGAGGTGGACGCGCCGCTCGACGACTCGAATGTCGTGCGCTTCAACAAGCTGATAAAGGAATACTCCCACAAAACGCAGTTTGTGGCCATAACGCACAACAAGAGAACGATGGAAATGGCGGATGTTATGTACGGGATAACGATGGAGGAATTCGGCGTGTCCAAACTAATTTCCGTCAAATACCGTAAAGTTG encodes the following:
- a CDS encoding AAA family ATPase translates to MRLKYLEIQGFKSFADKVRINFEGGVTAVVGPNGCGKSNIVDALRWVLCETNPRRVRCLREKDVIFHGSASRSQVGFAQVNLMLDNSDSWLNLDMAEVLVARKLYASGESGYFINKEKVRLKDIKELFMNTGVVSNTYSTLELREVRAILESSPEDLRTLFDEAAGVTKYRVHRDEAQRRITRTQDDLNRVRDIISELENEIKLLDAQARKAKRFEALKIKLDEGITSNILLDYKDFYERKNTMGKELDASSDTLTQRRAGLTAVSAEADKKRIDLDMIEEKLYSERSSSTNVFSSLKVLEERLSGAAAKLKELPDEIKEARGRLEETSRNLEAKKPEYESLRGRKDEMQKAFESIKAMMEAEASSFDEKLQAAKNALFETLRESSAAANGIRSAEDEIEKINRLTAKLSSEISELEKNILSVRGEIETAKKANGDIEKKINGFEEAAKAAASAIAAERKKEQELKSAADKVRQEIYRLEAARDQAAMRKTAYEKFLSSRKDQGILGDLESALAGAGKWKEALSSFLANLPRVVFVKDYSCIEALSSGEDVPYMIFISAREIMDYQLPDGAAQPFEGLEIKDEYADKFLRIIFSKFGFSPAEGGRAVFTPDSSVKFPFGKICGKARRFSDPAAAQKNIASQRDKLKEAQKLVEDCLGNIRKLEAEQVKTASSIAGEREKIIENGARVKMFENRVADRDDALEEKRFEKKHLEESLEKHKSDITDKKQKLEALNVKHKLHQDNLTSVERTVASAEETRKHISQAEYEAKKQQYEKFAVEYEAASETVERLDEEKKSLEKNIGRMEHEMKYLNERNIQMKEELGDLKKKNADAVMIMKELEEKQKGGRKELEDLRKKVSALNSDVYEAQKHTEVAKSDISHAEEMLKGLSHRLGEEFNLTIDEAWTKYPEPQRFPEEEIGKMKARVEAIGSVNLLAPEDYERVKKRYDFLKGQSDDLEKAIADINSIISEANKQIKENFLVTFEQAKENFKNVYANFFEGGTADIILTDPSNPIESGVEVKAAPPGKKVSSNTQLSSGENALTAIAILFALFQIKPSPFCILDEVDAPLDDSNVVRFNKLIKEYSHKTQFVAITHNKRTMEMADVMYGITMEEFGVSKLISVKYRKVGEENEVS